Proteins from a genomic interval of Lelliottia amnigena:
- the acsAB gene encoding cellulose synthase catalytic subunit, translating to MKKFLFILLALAMIPVALLIIITPMDSQKQYIFGFISIGLLFLMGFSKRRSISVIMVVMSLLMSTRYMYFRLTQTLHFNSEIETILGMGLFLAEVYVWVLLLLNYLQTIWPLKREIVPLPDDMSKWPTVDVYIPTYNESLDVVRDTVLAAQCIDYPRDKMKIYLLDDGKRREFAVFAADVGVGYITRNDNSHAKAGNLNHAMKLTQGELITVFDCDHVATRIFLQATVGGFLKDPKLALVQTPHYFYSPDPFERNLSVGRNIPNEGTLFYGPIQQGNDNWNATFFCGSCAVIRRSALEEIGGFAVETVTEDAHTALKMQRLGWKSAFLDIPLAAGLATERLVLHVIQRTRWARGMTQIFRLDNPLLGRGLTIQQRLCYLSAMLYYQFALPRIAFLTAPLAYLLFNLNIIHSSAGLVFAYALPHLFLAIYLNSRMNGRYRYSFWGEIYDLVLAFHLVLPTAVTMIFPKRGKFNVTDKGALLNVGYFDFRVVRPHLVIAILLAIGVIAGIVRACAHDYYGVDPSVIALNVGWGLYSLIFLLAAIAVARETRQTRKTIRIDVKIPVLIHYASGISSRSQTADLSMGGCRIELPDDRHLTDEIEEVELLLQSGAISIPVKVVATDEEYIRLMFEDIPLARRRELVRVVLARADAWIQPPKPQDNPFRSLLTIVRCVFDLFWLTWKTRRENRRAQAQVQEDGNV from the coding sequence ATGAAAAAGTTTCTATTTATTTTGCTGGCCTTAGCAATGATTCCTGTTGCCTTGCTCATCATCATCACGCCGATGGACAGCCAGAAACAATATATCTTCGGCTTTATCAGTATTGGCCTTCTGTTTTTAATGGGCTTTAGCAAAAGACGCAGTATTTCTGTAATTATGGTGGTGATGTCATTATTGATGTCGACCCGCTATATGTATTTCCGCCTCACGCAAACCCTGCATTTTAATTCTGAGATTGAAACAATACTCGGGATGGGGTTATTTCTGGCGGAAGTCTACGTCTGGGTGCTCTTGCTGCTCAACTATCTGCAAACCATCTGGCCGCTAAAGCGTGAAATTGTCCCGCTGCCCGACGATATGTCGAAATGGCCAACGGTTGACGTCTACATCCCAACCTATAACGAATCGCTGGACGTGGTGCGTGATACGGTGCTGGCTGCGCAGTGTATCGACTACCCGCGCGACAAAATGAAGATTTACCTGCTCGATGACGGGAAGCGCCGCGAGTTTGCCGTCTTCGCGGCAGACGTTGGCGTGGGTTATATCACCCGTAACGACAACTCTCACGCGAAAGCGGGCAACCTGAACCATGCGATGAAACTGACGCAGGGTGAGCTGATTACGGTGTTTGACTGCGACCACGTTGCCACGCGTATTTTCCTGCAAGCTACCGTGGGCGGGTTCCTGAAAGATCCTAAGCTGGCACTGGTGCAAACGCCGCACTATTTCTATTCGCCGGACCCGTTCGAACGTAACCTCTCCGTCGGGCGCAATATCCCGAATGAAGGGACGCTGTTCTACGGCCCAATCCAGCAGGGTAACGACAACTGGAACGCCACGTTCTTCTGCGGCTCCTGTGCGGTTATCCGCCGTAGCGCATTGGAAGAGATCGGCGGCTTCGCCGTGGAAACTGTCACCGAAGATGCGCACACCGCGTTGAAAATGCAGCGTCTCGGCTGGAAATCCGCCTTTCTTGATATCCCCCTGGCCGCCGGTCTTGCTACCGAACGTCTGGTGCTGCACGTCATCCAGCGAACCCGTTGGGCACGTGGCATGACGCAAATTTTCCGTCTGGATAACCCGCTGTTAGGCCGTGGGCTGACGATTCAGCAGCGCCTGTGCTACCTCAGCGCCATGCTCTACTATCAGTTCGCGCTGCCGCGTATCGCATTCTTAACCGCGCCGCTGGCCTATCTGCTGTTCAACCTCAACATCATTCACTCGTCGGCGGGTCTGGTGTTTGCCTATGCGCTGCCGCACCTGTTCCTGGCGATTTACCTCAACTCGCGGATGAACGGACGCTATCGCTACAGCTTCTGGGGCGAAATCTACGATTTGGTGCTGGCGTTCCATCTGGTATTGCCAACTGCCGTGACCATGATTTTCCCGAAGCGCGGCAAGTTCAACGTGACGGATAAAGGGGCGCTGCTTAACGTCGGCTACTTCGATTTCCGGGTCGTGCGCCCGCATCTGGTGATCGCCATTTTGCTGGCTATCGGCGTCATCGCCGGTATCGTTCGCGCGTGTGCCCACGACTACTACGGCGTCGATCCCAGCGTTATCGCGCTCAACGTCGGTTGGGGACTTTACAGCCTGATCTTCCTGCTGGCGGCGATTGCCGTCGCCCGTGAAACGCGCCAGACGCGCAAAACCATTCGTATCGACGTCAAAATCCCGGTGCTGATTCACTACGCCAGCGGGATCTCTTCCCGCAGCCAGACGGCGGATTTATCGATGGGCGGTTGCCGTATCGAACTCCCGGATGATCGCCATCTGACGGATGAAATCGAAGAGGTGGAACTGCTGCTGCAATCGGGTGCGATCAGTATTCCGGTGAAGGTGGTCGCCACTGACGAAGAGTATATCCGCCTGATGTTTGAAGATATTCCTCTGGCGCGCCGCCGTGAACTGGTGCGCGTGGTATTGGCTCGCGCTGATGCGTGGATCCAGCCGCCAAAACCGCAGGACAATCCGTTCCGTTCGCTGCTGACCATCGTGCGCTGCGTCTTTGATCTCTTCTGGCTGACGTGGAAAACGCGCCGGGAGAACCGCCGTGCGCAAGCGCAAGTGCAGGAGGACGGCAACGTATGA
- the soj gene encoding cellulose synthase operon protein YhjQ has translation MPLVCICSPKGGVGKTTMTANLAYALARSGSKVLALDFDVQNALRLHFGVPLSDTRGYVARAAESSDWSQFVLTAGGNLFVLPYGDATEPQRMAFEERLTHDEHFLTRGLSTLLNYPGLIIIADFPPGPSPALKAMSRLADLHLITLMADTASLSLLPQIENQRLTGGALNHKAGHYFILNQSDNRRQISRDVTAFVENKLGDKLLGVVHRDESVGEANASQQSVFDFSPASAAAFDIELIAKKVAGILGVKVGDGTVHTLPRHSGF, from the coding sequence ATGCCGTTAGTTTGCATTTGTTCGCCAAAAGGCGGCGTGGGTAAGACGACCATGACCGCAAATCTGGCTTATGCGCTCGCGCGCTCGGGAAGTAAGGTTTTAGCGCTGGATTTCGATGTGCAAAATGCGTTACGCCTGCATTTTGGTGTGCCGCTTTCTGACACCCGTGGCTACGTTGCCAGAGCAGCAGAATCCTCCGACTGGAGCCAGTTTGTGCTCACAGCCGGTGGAAACTTATTTGTGTTGCCGTACGGCGATGCCACCGAACCGCAACGCATGGCGTTTGAAGAACGACTCACACATGATGAGCATTTCCTCACGCGCGGTTTAAGCACCCTTTTGAATTATCCTGGGCTGATTATTATTGCCGATTTCCCACCGGGACCGTCGCCAGCCTTAAAAGCGATGTCACGCCTGGCGGATCTGCACTTGATTACGCTGATGGCAGACACCGCTTCACTCTCCCTGTTGCCGCAAATTGAAAATCAACGCCTGACGGGCGGCGCGCTCAATCATAAAGCCGGGCACTATTTTATCCTCAATCAAAGCGACAACCGCCGACAGATCAGTCGTGATGTCACCGCCTTTGTTGAAAATAAACTTGGCGACAAATTGCTGGGCGTTGTACACCGCGACGAAAGCGTTGGCGAAGCCAATGCCTCCCAACAGTCCGTATTTGACTTCAGTCCGGCATCCGCCGCGGCCTTCGACATTGAGCTTATTGCCAAAAAAGTCGCGGGTATTCTTGGAGTGAAAGTGGGTGACGGCACTGTTCACACCCTTCCGCGTCATTCCGGGTTTTAA